A genomic segment from Desulfurispirillum indicum S5 encodes:
- a CDS encoding homoserine dehydrogenase, translated as MKQVNVGLLGYGVVGKGIADILEANHQLIAQRTGVDIRVTKALVKDLDEVQEKPPHIEITVDPYAIFDDSSIDIVVEVMGGYEPARTFSIEAMKRGKHVVTANKACIAAHYCDLLAAAQENGVSYLFEGSVAGGIPIVRAIRDSLTANNVRSISGIINGTANYILSKMTDEKISFYEALAQAQKLGYAEVDPTFDIEGIDASHKIFILALLSWGVELDFNAIYTEGISNISPIDIELARELNNKIKLLAIAKECDGDIDIRVHPTMVGEDHPLYSVDGVFNAVYLEGDYLGPAMFYGQGAGRYPTGSAVVSDIIEIARDMACDIAGKRIQPFGYHTLRKARIVSIEEIHSAFYIRFTVKDTVGVLRDISRILSEHGISIASAIQKERGIQADDSVPFVIITHEARGYDILLSIREIERLDFCTEPPVMIRVED; from the coding sequence ATGAAACAGGTCAATGTTGGGTTACTGGGATACGGTGTTGTCGGAAAAGGCATTGCCGATATTCTGGAGGCCAACCACCAGCTTATTGCACAGCGAACCGGGGTCGACATCCGGGTCACCAAAGCCCTGGTTAAGGATCTGGACGAAGTCCAGGAAAAACCACCCCATATAGAAATCACTGTCGACCCTTACGCCATTTTTGATGACAGCTCCATTGATATCGTCGTCGAGGTCATGGGCGGTTATGAACCGGCCCGGACCTTTTCCATAGAAGCGATGAAGCGCGGCAAGCACGTGGTCACTGCCAACAAGGCCTGCATCGCCGCCCACTACTGCGACCTGCTTGCTGCTGCCCAGGAGAATGGCGTTTCTTACCTCTTTGAAGGGTCTGTCGCCGGAGGCATTCCCATTGTCCGGGCCATCCGTGACAGCCTGACCGCGAATAATGTCCGCAGCATCAGTGGCATTATCAATGGCACCGCCAACTATATCCTCTCCAAGATGACTGACGAGAAGATCTCCTTCTACGAAGCCCTGGCCCAGGCCCAGAAACTCGGCTATGCCGAGGTTGACCCCACCTTTGATATCGAGGGCATCGACGCCAGCCACAAAATCTTCATCCTGGCCCTGCTGAGCTGGGGGGTAGAGCTCGACTTCAACGCTATCTACACCGAGGGAATTTCCAACATATCACCCATTGATATTGAACTGGCCCGCGAGTTGAATAACAAGATCAAGCTGCTGGCCATCGCCAAGGAATGCGACGGCGATATCGACATCCGCGTTCACCCCACCATGGTGGGTGAGGATCACCCTCTCTACAGCGTTGACGGCGTCTTCAACGCGGTGTACCTGGAAGGTGACTACCTGGGACCGGCCATGTTCTACGGACAGGGGGCCGGACGCTACCCCACCGGTAGTGCCGTGGTGTCTGATATTATCGAGATCGCCAGAGACATGGCCTGTGATATTGCCGGAAAGCGCATTCAACCCTTTGGCTACCATACTCTGCGCAAAGCGCGCATCGTCTCCATAGAAGAGATTCATTCAGCCTTCTATATCCGTTTCACAGTCAAGGACACCGTGGGAGTGCTGCGCGATATTTCTCGTATTCTCTCCGAACACGGTATCTCCATCGCCTCGGCCATACAAAAAGAACGCGGCATCCAGGCAGACGACAGCGTCCCCTTTGTCATCATCACCCACGAAGCCAGGGGATATGATATTCTCCTGTCAATCCGCGAAATAGAACGGCTGGACTTCTGCACCGAACCCCCTGTCATGATCCGCGTGGAGGACTAA
- the thrC gene encoding threonine synthase — MYQGLIYRFQDRLPVSEKTPMISLCEGNTPLIACRNLVEAIGNPNLEIFLKYEGLNPTGSFKDRGMFLAVAKAVEDGAKAIICASTGNTSASAAAYAARAGIKAYVLIPDGKIAFGKLSQAVMHGARVIQIDGNFDDALNLVRDISDKFPVALVNSVNPYRIEGQKTAAFEIIEALGDAPDYHVIPVGNAGNITAYWKGYREYHQAGKSTRLPKMLGFQAAGSAPIVLGHPVKEPETIATAIRIGNPASWKQAEAARDESGGLIDMVTDEEILEAYNLLARTEGVFCEPASAATIAGVIKLNNAGYFTGRCRLTCTLTGHGLKDPDTAMKQKIDLVKSSSDMPSVLAALGLEA; from the coding sequence ATGTACCAAGGACTTATATACCGTTTTCAAGACCGCCTGCCTGTGAGCGAAAAAACCCCTATGATCAGCCTGTGCGAAGGCAACACACCCCTGATTGCCTGCAGAAATCTGGTCGAAGCCATCGGCAATCCCAACCTGGAAATATTCCTGAAGTATGAAGGCCTGAACCCCACCGGCTCCTTTAAAGACCGTGGCATGTTCCTGGCCGTAGCCAAGGCCGTAGAAGACGGAGCCAAGGCGATCATCTGCGCTTCCACCGGCAATACTTCCGCCTCGGCAGCGGCTTATGCGGCCAGGGCGGGTATCAAGGCCTATGTCCTGATCCCCGATGGAAAAATAGCTTTTGGCAAACTTTCCCAGGCGGTCATGCACGGCGCCCGCGTCATTCAGATCGACGGAAACTTCGACGATGCCCTGAACCTGGTGCGCGATATCTCCGATAAATTCCCGGTAGCACTGGTGAACAGCGTCAACCCCTATCGTATTGAGGGCCAGAAGACTGCCGCCTTTGAAATCATTGAGGCCCTTGGCGATGCTCCCGACTATCACGTCATTCCCGTCGGCAATGCCGGCAACATCACGGCTTACTGGAAAGGCTACCGCGAGTACCACCAGGCGGGCAAGTCAACACGCCTGCCAAAAATGCTCGGCTTCCAGGCTGCCGGCTCCGCTCCTATTGTACTCGGACATCCGGTCAAGGAACCGGAAACCATCGCCACGGCAATCCGCATCGGCAATCCAGCCAGCTGGAAGCAGGCGGAAGCGGCCCGCGATGAATCGGGCGGCCTGATCGACATGGTAACGGACGAGGAGATTCTGGAGGCGTACAACCTGCTGGCACGCACCGAGGGCGTCTTCTGCGAACCGGCCAGTGCGGCAACCATTGCCGGCGTCATCAAACTCAATAACGCCGGATACTTCACGGGCCGCTGCCGTCTCACCTGCACTCTGACAGGTCACGGTCTCAAAGACCCCGACACCGCCATGAAACAGAAGATCGACCTGGTGAAGTCCAGCAGTGATATGCCCAGTGTGCTGGCCGCCCTGGGACTGGAGGCATGA